In Brassica napus cultivar Da-Ae chromosome A3, Da-Ae, whole genome shotgun sequence, the sequence CAcagatgccaaaaaaaaaccaacattTCACAAGAGATGAAATATCAACATACATAATACAATAGTCCATAGAACTCAAACTGATCACAACGACCTCAAAATCGATTCCTTTAAAAGAAACCTATCTTCCAACGACGGAAAGATGGGGCCTTCTTCACTATTGGTTCAGGCTTCTTAACCGGATCCGGATTTTTCTTCGGTTCTCCATCGTGTTCAAGCGCGATAATGTCAACATATTTGTATATCTTCTTAAGCTTCTTCGTCATTTGAAACTTGTCGAATTCTCCCGACACCTTTAGTTTGCCTTTTTCTTTCACGTCTATCAACGTAACTCCTAAGAACAACAAAACTATTGTTTAAAAATCTGTAGTCGTAAAAAGATTAAATTACTTATGCTTCTATATAAACCGGATATCTTGCCATCAATGGTTTATTCATAAACCATTGCTTTATACATGTTGCCATACCTGGAAAATCGCATACGACTTTCATAGCTCTCTGTTTGATTCTTTCGTCAAACACATCCAACTTGAATACAACTTTTTCCTGCAAAGATTATTTAAGCGTTAcatttttattgaatttctatAATTAtagaaattgatatatatatattttagcagGCTTGCTCATAAACCTTGctcatatatatacatttttattgaaGTAAAACAAAAGACAACAAACCTGCATTTTCGGAAAATTATAGTTTGGCGATTACGAAGAATGAGAGAAGATGTAAAGGAATGGGGTTTCAACTTGGTGGCTTGCTCATAAACCTTGCCTTCCCCCGTATATATAGTGCTTTTAGCTAGCGAGTTTAAAAACGAGCAAGTCAAGTAATCGTGGCTACACAATGAAGTAGTCAATTTGGTACGAATAAACCATGATGTATAAATACATTTCGAGTCTTTCTATATAATAGAACGTTGGAATATGTGGCTGCTCCTCTTTAGATTAGTATTTTATGGCTTCAACTAACACCGTGTTATCATTTATATATGTGATGTTTTCTGTCTTTTTCTTGTTAGTAGCAATTACATCATTCTGATGAAGATATGATAAAGAACCCTACAACTTCGTCGAAGGTATGAGTTGAATATCCAATTTGGTATGATTAAAtgctgaaaatatataaaatattaaaacgcTGATTGGTTGTGcataataaattaatagttaTAATGCATTCAAGAGTAAATTGAAGGAaggtgaaaaataaaatagaacaaaactaaacaagaaaatatagatTATAGGTGTTATATAAATCGATTAAGTCGAACATTATTTGCGAAACTATACAGGAAAAGCTTGCGTTAGGCTAGTTTCACATCATGGCGTGGGATATACATAATGCAATAcaagttttcatattttgattagagttctaatttaatataagtacgaacaaaaactataattttaggGTAGCCACTTTGTGCAACTCTTctgctttctttttttaatcttattgatcaaaaaattgcTTGGTTTATTCAACATAGTTTTCTCCTTTCTCTATTTCTTCATGCATATTCAACATAATTTTAGGGTAGccactttctcttttttttttttggtttattcaaaaaattgcttgattttgatatatatctaCATCAAAATCTCGAGCAGATTCATCATCGCTAACGACAATATTCCTCTTGCTGTCTCTTAAGGTTTATTAACAATATTCTTGATTTGACAAATTTCTCGATCAGTCATGTAGCTAAAACTACAGTTTACGTTTCACTAATTTTCATCGATCTGGTattataatttgttattttcaaCGTAATACgaactgaaaaagaaaacatcTAAACTTTACAAAAAAGAGATTATTCATGTGGAGGAGTACAAAACAACACACCGTGTTAAATGAGGACCAAAGTAGGAAAATGAGAACATATAGGTGGTTGAGATGGTGTGAGAAGTACGGTACATAGGGATCATTAGTTAAAATTAAtctcaagttaaaaaaaaaaaaacaattttaacatttttcttcTTAACTCGCAAAACTCGAATTATTAAGAACAACGATTAGGATAACTCGAAAACAATAGGCCTAAAAATGGAGTGAAAACATAAAAGGTGAAACTTTATTTAAAAGGAAACTACGGTTCCCAAACACGTGGCACGTTATAATTAGGTAAAGCGACCGACCTGCGACAATCACACAAGAGTTTCATCGTGAGACACAAAAATGCGCCTATACATACAcacacatttttatatatacatacactatatattattataattatctctGCCGTCTTCCTCCTCATTACAcatctttcaattttttggtCATGGTCTCTAGAAACCCGAATCCAGCAGACGGTTCTTTCTTGGATCCGAACGCTATGACCGTTGTTCCCGCGATTGGACCCTTCGCGGCGGTGGCGGAGGCGGCGGAGACAGTATCTTCGGGGGAGGATCTGAGCAAGAAGATTAGGAAGCCTTATACCATCACCAAGTCTAGGGAGAGCTGGACCGAGCCTGAGCACGACAAGTTCCTCGAAGCTCTCCAGCTGTGAGTTTTcttttatcctttttttttttaaattcaccaTTTCGAGATTCGATTGGGTGAGAATTAGTGGCGAATTTGGTGAATTAGGGGTTTCTGAAGAATTAGG encodes:
- the LOC106443374 gene encoding heavy metal-associated isoprenylated plant protein 10; this encodes MQEKVVFKLDVFDERIKQRAMKVVCDFPGVTLIDVKEKGKLKVSGEFDKFQMTKKLKKIYKYVDIIALEHDGEPKKNPDPVKKPEPIVKKAPSFRRWKIGFF